The Aerosakkonema funiforme FACHB-1375 DNA window ATGCGATTACCGTTCTCCAGTTGCAGCTGCACTTCTGTAAAAGAAACCGATTCTCCCCCCGTCAGATCGTTTAAGGAGTCGATAGAAAGATTTTGCAGGCGCTTTCTCACCAGTTCTGCTTTAAAAGCTTGATTTATACCTTCTTCCGATAAGGTAACTAAAGCGATCGCTTGCGTGGGTTGCTTCAGCGTAATCTTTCCTTTCAAAATCGAGCTGAAGTCCAGAGATACCGCATCCGTCTCGAACGACATCTCTTCAACCGGGAAATCCCTGCGAATTACCAAGCCGCGACCGCTCATCTTAAAGCTGTCGATGCTCCCTTGCAACAGTTTGCTGGAGGGCGAGCAGCGCACAGAGACCTCCACAGACTCGCTCTTAGTGAACAAGTGGCGGATGGATTGGCTGGCGACAGTGTTGAGCATCCGCTCACCCCAATCGCCACCACCAGGATTAGTAAAACCAGTCAGACCACCTAACATAAAGTTTTGTGTCTATAGAAAGTCTTTCTCCGTTGTAACAAAATGTGAAAAACTCAGCAATCCATTGCCGAATTAGCAAAAATTATGGTATGTATTCCCAAATACTTATAGTTAATGCTTGAGAGTCGATCGACCTAGAGAGGATGTCAGCCTGTAAGCCTT harbors:
- a CDS encoding LmeA family phospholipid-binding protein; this encodes MLGGLTGFTNPGGGDWGERMLNTVASQSIRHLFTKSESVEVSVRCSPSSKLLQGSIDSFKMSGRGLVIRRDFPVEEMSFETDAVSLDFSSILKGKITLKQPTQAIALVTLSEEGINQAFKAELVRKRLQNLSIDSLNDLTGGESVSFTEVQLQLENGNRIRLFAKAELPERGTVPISMTMTLGVERRRRITFKDPQFHPDGVPEELRETSQTLAKALAEVLDNMVDLDRFDLDGVTMRINRLETQGKKLLFSGYAQIEHFPGVG